In a genomic window of Streptomyces roseoviridis:
- a CDS encoding Fur family transcriptional regulator, translated as MSDLLERLRGRGWRMTAQRRVVAEVLDGDHVHLTADEVHARAVERLPEISRATVYNTLGEMVTLGEVLEVATDGRAKRYDPNAHRPHQHLVCGRCGAIRDVHPAGNPLADLPDSERFGFTISDVEVTYRGICPNCAATA; from the coding sequence ATGAGTGACCTGTTGGAACGACTGCGCGGCCGTGGCTGGCGGATGACCGCGCAGCGACGCGTCGTGGCCGAAGTGCTCGACGGGGACCATGTACACCTGACCGCCGACGAGGTCCACGCCCGCGCCGTGGAGCGCCTGCCGGAGATCTCGCGCGCCACCGTCTACAACACGCTGGGCGAGATGGTCACGCTGGGCGAGGTGCTGGAGGTCGCGACGGACGGCCGCGCCAAGCGGTACGACCCGAACGCCCACCGCCCGCACCAGCATCTGGTCTGCGGCCGCTGCGGCGCGATCCGGGACGTCCACCCCGCGGGCAACCCGCTGGCCGACCTCCCCGACTCGGAGCGCTTCGGCTTCACCATCTCGGACGTCGAGGTCACCTACCGGGGCATCTGCCCGAACTGCGCGGCCACCGCCTGA
- a CDS encoding UPF0182 family protein, whose protein sequence is MPDRGGGTGPSGPRIRVGRPSRRARTLLMTLGVLAVLAMAFVMFAGFWTDWLWYRSVRYQSVFTTTLWTKVGLFLVFGLLMALAVGLNIWLAHRLRPPLSAMSMEQQSLDRYRMGVAPFKKWVLLAVMALVGLIAGASASGQWRTWLMWVNGVPFGEKDPQFRLDVAFYAFDLPWYRFLLAFGFAAAVLSLIAAALTHYLYGGLRITSPGARATAAATGHLSVLLGVFVSLKAVAYWLDRYGLAVKSSDFKATGNWTGLRYVDANAYLPAKTILFCIAVICAVLFFATLWRRTWQLPVIGFGLMVLSAILIGGLYPAIVQKFQVQPNEQAKEAPYIKKNIDATRKAYAIDTTRPEEYSGKSTVKDKDQLRADADTAASYRLIDPNIVSPTFQQLEQKRKYYQFPLTLDVDRYQGKDTVVGLRELNIRGIPKRNWINDHFTYTHGYGAIMATGTQTDANGSPIFTEQGLPTTGQLGPYEQRIYYGEKTDQYSIVGGPQKELDYEENGEKTTSYQGKSGVNLSNTFNRAAYAVAFSEPQILYSGAIGDGSRILYNRTPKERVEAVAPWLTIDGDAYPAVVDGRIQWIVDAYTTTNGYPYASRTTLGESTADALTVGNQQRAVVAPQNQVNYIRNSVKATVDAYDGTVNLYQWDKQDPVLKTWMKAFPGTVKAREQIDPDLMQHLRYPQDMFKVQRELLTRYHVQDPAQFYSGSDAWQVPDDPTTKDGNAVPPYYLSIKMPGDPAEKFSLTTTFTPNGRPNLGGFMAVDADATSKDYGRIRLLRVGEDVPGPQQVQNKLNSLPSVATFVRDMKGADSDILYGNLLTVPLDGGFLYVEPVYAQGRNAQYPLLKKVAVSYVDADQPDGDTTKDTTVFEDNLTAALNTVFGVEGTAPPATQPPGTKPPAPVTNDVALKQAIADAQKAYDDGEAALQKGDWAAYGKAQEALADALQRAAAAGAKLQSDTGRGGTKPTPNATPSASASPGTPASPSPSASPGAG, encoded by the coding sequence ATGCCGGACCGCGGAGGCGGCACAGGTCCTTCCGGGCCAAGGATCAGAGTCGGCCGCCCGTCCCGGCGCGCCCGTACGCTGCTGATGACGCTGGGCGTCCTGGCGGTCCTCGCCATGGCGTTCGTGATGTTCGCAGGGTTCTGGACGGACTGGCTCTGGTACCGCTCGGTCCGCTACCAGTCCGTCTTCACCACCACCCTGTGGACCAAGGTCGGTCTCTTCCTCGTCTTCGGCCTGCTCATGGCCCTGGCCGTCGGCCTGAACATCTGGCTGGCGCACCGGCTGCGGCCGCCGCTGAGCGCGATGTCGATGGAGCAGCAGAGCCTCGACCGGTACCGGATGGGGGTCGCGCCCTTCAAGAAGTGGGTGCTGCTCGCCGTCATGGCCCTGGTCGGCCTGATCGCCGGCGCCTCCGCCTCCGGTCAGTGGCGCACCTGGCTCATGTGGGTGAACGGCGTCCCGTTCGGCGAGAAGGACCCGCAGTTCCGCCTCGACGTGGCGTTCTACGCCTTCGACCTGCCCTGGTACCGCTTCCTGCTGGCCTTCGGCTTCGCGGCCGCGGTCCTCTCGCTGATCGCCGCCGCCCTCACGCACTACCTGTACGGCGGTCTGCGGATCACCAGCCCGGGCGCCCGCGCCACGGCCGCCGCCACCGGCCACCTGTCGGTGCTGCTCGGCGTCTTCGTGTCGCTGAAGGCCGTGGCGTACTGGCTCGACCGGTACGGCCTCGCCGTGAAGTCCAGCGACTTCAAGGCGACCGGCAACTGGACCGGCCTGCGGTACGTGGACGCCAACGCCTATCTGCCGGCGAAGACGATCCTGTTCTGCATCGCCGTGATCTGCGCCGTGCTGTTCTTCGCGACGCTGTGGCGGCGCACCTGGCAGCTGCCGGTGATCGGCTTCGGCCTGATGGTGCTCTCGGCGATCCTGATCGGCGGCCTGTACCCGGCCATCGTGCAGAAGTTCCAGGTCCAGCCGAACGAGCAGGCCAAGGAAGCGCCGTACATCAAGAAGAACATCGACGCGACCCGCAAGGCCTACGCCATCGACACCACCAGGCCGGAGGAGTACTCCGGCAAGTCGACGGTCAAGGACAAGGACCAGCTGCGGGCCGACGCCGACACGGCGGCGAGCTACCGGCTGATCGACCCGAACATCGTGTCGCCGACGTTCCAGCAGCTGGAGCAGAAGCGGAAGTACTACCAGTTCCCGCTCACCCTGGACGTCGACCGCTACCAGGGCAAGGACACCGTGGTCGGTCTGCGCGAGCTCAACATCCGGGGCATCCCGAAGCGGAACTGGATCAACGACCACTTCACCTACACCCACGGCTACGGCGCGATCATGGCCACGGGTACGCAGACGGACGCCAACGGCTCCCCGATCTTCACCGAGCAGGGGCTGCCCACCACCGGTCAGCTCGGCCCGTACGAGCAGCGCATCTACTACGGCGAGAAGACCGACCAGTACTCGATCGTGGGCGGGCCCCAGAAGGAGCTCGACTACGAGGAGAACGGCGAGAAGACCACCAGCTACCAGGGCAAGAGCGGGGTCAACCTCTCCAACACCTTCAACCGCGCCGCCTACGCGGTCGCGTTCAGCGAGCCGCAGATCCTCTACTCGGGGGCCATCGGCGACGGCTCGCGGATCCTCTACAACCGCACCCCCAAGGAGCGGGTCGAGGCGGTCGCGCCCTGGCTGACCATCGACGGCGACGCCTACCCGGCGGTCGTCGACGGCCGCATCCAGTGGATCGTGGACGCGTACACCACCACCAACGGCTACCCGTACGCCTCGCGCACCACGCTCGGCGAGTCCACTGCCGACGCCCTGACGGTCGGCAACCAGCAGCGCGCGGTCGTCGCGCCGCAGAACCAGGTCAACTACATCCGCAACTCGGTGAAGGCCACCGTCGACGCGTACGACGGCACGGTGAACCTCTACCAGTGGGACAAGCAGGACCCGGTCCTCAAGACCTGGATGAAGGCATTCCCGGGCACGGTCAAGGCCCGTGAGCAGATCGACCCGGATCTCATGCAGCACCTGCGCTACCCGCAGGACATGTTCAAGGTCCAGCGCGAGCTGCTCACCCGCTACCACGTGCAGGACCCGGCGCAGTTCTACAGCGGCTCGGACGCCTGGCAGGTGCCCGACGACCCGACCACCAAGGACGGCAACGCGGTCCCGCCGTACTACCTGAGCATCAAGATGCCCGGGGACCCGGCCGAGAAGTTCTCGCTGACGACGACGTTCACGCCGAACGGGCGGCCCAACCTGGGCGGCTTCATGGCGGTGGACGCCGATGCCACCAGCAAGGACTACGGCCGCATAAGGCTGTTGAGGGTCGGCGAGGACGTGCCGGGACCCCAGCAGGTGCAGAACAAGCTCAACAGCCTCCCGTCGGTGGCGACGTTCGTCCGTGACATGAAGGGCGCCGACTCCGACATCCTGTACGGCAACCTGCTCACGGTGCCGCTGGACGGCGGTTTCCTGTACGTCGAGCCGGTCTACGCCCAGGGCCGCAACGCGCAGTACCCGCTCCTCAAGAAGGTCGCGGTGTCGTACGTCGACGCGGACCAGCCGGACGGGGACACGACCAAGGACACCACGGTGTTCGAGGACAACCTGACCGCGGCGCTCAACACGGTGTTCGGGGTCGAGGGCACCGCGCCGCCGGCCACGCAGCCGCCGGGCACCAAACCGCCGGCGCCGGTGACGAACGACGTCGCGCTGAAGCAGGCCATCGCGGACGCCCAGAAGGCGTACGACGACGGTGAGGCGGCGCTGCAGAAGGGCGACTGGGCGGCGTACGGCAAGGCCCAGGAGGCCCTGGCGGACGCGCTCCAGCGGGCGGCTGCTGCGGGAGCGAAGCTCCAGAGCGACACCGGCCGGGGCGGCACCAAGCCCACCCCGAACGCGACCCCGAGTGCGTCGGCGAGCCCCGGCACGCCGGCCTCCCCGAGTCCGAGCGCGAGCCCCGGCGCCGGATAA
- a CDS encoding tetratricopeptide repeat protein, translating to MVFMGDRATLLETGRFVQRHAGNAADEIIEAAGAAVDAAVDTTTAETETEAETEARHRRAAERGDAAAMSALGALLLRRGDLDGAEPYLRGATAQGDRAAANNLGVLLHQRGYPDEAAGWWRIAAVAGSAPAAHALGRHHRERGDEPAAEYWLRQSAEQGHALGAYALADLLEHRSDVGAERWLRAAAEQGHREAAYRLALALERRATAPPSRGPHAYDTGTGLRTSAASGATHGTGGGQGKAEVPSVSGDSLAEAEQWFRQAAARGHRRAALHLGAILEKRGELKEAGRWYLSSAKDGEAKAACALGFLLRDAGDEESAAVWWLRAAQDGDGNAANALGALHAARGEHQTAERWYRAAMDAGDVNGAYNLGLLCAAQERTAQAEQWYRRAAYAGHREAANALAVLLLQAGDAGGAEPWFSKAAEAGSVDAAFNLGILHAGRDDDRTALLWYERAAAAGHTEAALQVGIACLRDGDEQAAERYLRCAAGGGSAEAAFRLATVLDARRPAPGPPALGAQREEKSECEEWYERAAEQGHRRAQVRVGMLAAARGDVAEAARWYREAAEAGSRNGAFNLGLLLAREGGEREAALWWTRAAHAGHGRAALRLALLAARRGELTEGRRWCARAVELGPAEVAERAARLSEALHQELTA from the coding sequence ATGGTATTTATGGGGGACAGGGCAACTCTGTTGGAGACAGGGCGGTTTGTGCAGCGGCATGCCGGAAACGCCGCAGACGAGATCATCGAGGCCGCGGGAGCCGCCGTCGATGCGGCCGTCGACACCACCACCGCCGAGACCGAGACGGAAGCCGAGACCGAGGCCCGCCACCGGCGCGCCGCCGAGCGCGGCGACGCCGCCGCGATGAGCGCTCTCGGAGCCCTCCTGCTGCGCCGCGGTGACCTGGACGGTGCCGAGCCGTATCTGCGCGGGGCCACTGCCCAGGGTGACCGCGCCGCCGCCAACAACCTGGGCGTCCTGCTGCACCAGCGCGGCTACCCGGACGAGGCCGCCGGCTGGTGGCGGATCGCCGCCGTGGCCGGATCCGCGCCGGCCGCGCACGCGCTCGGCCGCCACCACCGCGAGCGCGGCGACGAGCCGGCCGCCGAGTACTGGCTGCGCCAGTCCGCCGAGCAGGGCCACGCCCTCGGCGCGTACGCCCTCGCCGACCTCCTGGAGCACCGCAGCGACGTCGGCGCCGAGCGCTGGCTGCGCGCCGCCGCCGAGCAGGGCCACCGGGAGGCCGCCTACCGGCTCGCCCTCGCCCTGGAGCGGCGAGCGACGGCGCCGCCGAGCCGCGGCCCGCACGCGTACGACACCGGCACCGGCCTGCGCACCTCGGCCGCGTCCGGCGCCACCCACGGCACGGGCGGGGGCCAGGGCAAGGCCGAGGTGCCGTCGGTGAGCGGGGACTCGCTGGCCGAGGCCGAGCAGTGGTTCCGGCAGGCCGCCGCGCGCGGCCACCGGCGGGCCGCCCTGCACCTGGGCGCGATCCTGGAGAAGCGCGGCGAGCTCAAGGAGGCCGGCCGCTGGTACCTGTCCTCCGCCAAGGACGGCGAGGCCAAGGCCGCCTGCGCGCTGGGCTTCCTGCTGCGCGACGCGGGCGACGAGGAGAGCGCCGCCGTGTGGTGGCTGCGGGCCGCGCAGGACGGTGACGGCAACGCCGCCAACGCGCTGGGCGCGCTGCACGCCGCCCGCGGTGAGCACCAGACCGCCGAGCGCTGGTACCGCGCCGCCATGGACGCGGGCGACGTGAACGGCGCCTACAACCTGGGACTGCTGTGCGCCGCCCAGGAGCGGACCGCGCAGGCCGAGCAGTGGTACCGCCGCGCCGCCTACGCGGGACACCGGGAGGCCGCCAACGCGCTGGCCGTCCTGCTGCTCCAGGCCGGCGACGCGGGCGGCGCCGAGCCCTGGTTCTCCAAGGCCGCCGAGGCCGGCAGCGTCGACGCCGCCTTCAACCTCGGCATCCTCCACGCCGGCCGCGACGACGACCGCACCGCGCTTCTCTGGTACGAGCGCGCGGCCGCCGCCGGGCACACCGAGGCCGCCCTCCAGGTCGGCATCGCCTGCCTGCGCGACGGCGACGAGCAGGCCGCCGAGCGTTATCTGCGGTGCGCGGCGGGCGGCGGCAGCGCCGAGGCGGCCTTCCGGCTCGCCACGGTCCTCGACGCGCGCCGCCCGGCCCCCGGCCCGCCCGCCCTCGGCGCCCAGCGCGAGGAGAAGAGCGAGTGCGAGGAGTGGTACGAGCGCGCCGCCGAGCAGGGCCACCGCCGTGCCCAGGTCCGGGTCGGCATGCTCGCCGCCGCGCGCGGCGACGTGGCGGAGGCCGCCCGCTGGTACCGGGAGGCGGCCGAGGCCGGATCCCGCAACGGGGCCTTCAACCTCGGGCTGCTCCTGGCCCGTGAGGGCGGCGAGCGGGAAGCGGCCCTGTGGTGGACGCGTGCCGCCCACGCGGGCCACGGTCGGGCCGCGCTCCGGCTCGCCCTGCTCGCGGCCCGCCGCGGGGAGCTGACCGAGGGGCGCCGCTGGTGCGCCCGCGCGGTCGAGCTGGGCCCGGCGGAGGTGGCGGAGCGGGCGGCACGGCTGAGCGAGGCGCTGCACCAGGAGCTCACCGCGTAA
- a CDS encoding catalase produces the protein MTQGPLTTEAGAPVADNQNSETAGVGGPVLVQDQLLLEKLAHFNRERIPERVVHARGAGAYGTFTVTADVTAYTRAAFLSEVGKQTETFLRFSTVAGSLGAADAVRDPRGWALKFYTEEGNYDLVGNNTPVFFIRDAIKFPDFIHTQKRDPYTGSQEADNVWDFWGLSPESTHQVTWLFGDRGIPASYRHMNGYGSHTYQWNNEAGEVFWVKYHFKTDQGIKNLTQAEADLLAGRDPDSHQRDLREAIERGDFPSWTVQVQIMPAADAATYRFNPFDLTKVWPHADYPPIEIGRLELNRNPRNVFAEVEQSVFSPAHFVPGIGPSPDKMLQGRLFAYGDAHRYRVGINADQLPVNRPHATEARTHSRDGFLYDGRHGAAKNYEPNSFGGPRQTGRPLWQPVPVSGATGDHAAPLHAEDDDFRQAGDLYRLMSEDEKGRLVDNLAGSLAKVSRDDIAERAIGNFRNADEDFGKRLDAAVQALRG, from the coding sequence GTGACGCAGGGACCGCTCACCACCGAGGCCGGGGCACCGGTGGCGGACAACCAGAACAGCGAGACGGCGGGCGTCGGCGGGCCGGTCCTCGTCCAGGACCAGCTGCTGCTGGAGAAGCTCGCCCACTTCAACCGCGAGCGCATCCCGGAGCGCGTGGTCCACGCCCGCGGCGCCGGGGCCTACGGCACGTTCACGGTGACCGCCGACGTCACCGCGTACACCAGGGCCGCCTTCCTCTCCGAGGTCGGCAAGCAGACCGAGACCTTCCTGCGCTTCTCCACCGTGGCCGGCAGCCTCGGCGCGGCCGACGCCGTGCGCGACCCGCGCGGCTGGGCGCTGAAGTTCTACACCGAAGAGGGCAACTACGACCTCGTCGGCAACAACACGCCCGTCTTCTTCATCCGGGACGCCATCAAGTTCCCCGACTTCATCCACACCCAGAAGCGCGACCCGTACACCGGCTCGCAGGAGGCGGACAACGTCTGGGACTTCTGGGGGCTGAGCCCGGAGTCCACGCACCAGGTGACCTGGCTGTTCGGCGACCGCGGCATCCCCGCCTCGTACCGCCACATGAACGGCTACGGCTCGCACACCTACCAGTGGAACAACGAGGCCGGCGAGGTCTTCTGGGTCAAGTACCACTTCAAGACCGACCAGGGCATCAAGAACCTCACCCAGGCCGAGGCCGACCTGCTCGCGGGCCGCGACCCCGACTCGCACCAGCGCGACCTGCGCGAGGCGATCGAGCGCGGTGACTTCCCGTCGTGGACCGTGCAGGTCCAGATCATGCCGGCCGCCGACGCCGCCACGTACCGCTTCAACCCGTTCGACCTCACCAAGGTGTGGCCGCACGCGGACTACCCGCCGATCGAGATCGGCAGGCTGGAGCTGAACCGGAACCCGCGGAACGTCTTCGCCGAGGTCGAGCAGTCGGTCTTCAGCCCGGCCCACTTCGTGCCCGGCATCGGCCCGTCCCCGGACAAGATGCTCCAGGGCCGGCTCTTCGCCTACGGCGACGCCCACCGCTACCGCGTCGGCATCAACGCCGACCAGCTGCCGGTGAACCGCCCGCACGCCACCGAGGCCCGCACCCACTCCCGGGACGGCTTCCTCTACGACGGCCGGCACGGCGCCGCCAAGAACTACGAGCCGAACAGCTTCGGCGGGCCGCGGCAGACCGGCCGCCCGCTGTGGCAGCCCGTGCCGGTCTCCGGTGCCACCGGCGACCACGCCGCCCCCCTGCACGCCGAGGACGACGACTTCAGGCAGGCCGGCGACCTCTACCGGCTGATGTCCGAGGACGAGAAGGGCCGGCTGGTCGACAACCTCGCCGGCTCCCTGGCCAAGGTCTCGCGCGACGACATCGCCGAGCGCGCCATCGGCAACTTCCGCAACGCGGACGAAGACTTCGGCAAGCGGCTCGACGCCGCGGTCCAGGCCCTGCGTGGCTGA
- the hisN gene encoding histidinol-phosphatase: protein MADYHDDLRLAHVLADAADAATMDRFQALDLKVETKPDMTPVSEADKAAEELIRGQLQRARPRDAILGEEYGVEGTGPRRWVVDPIDGTKNYVRGVPVWATLIALMEAGETGFQPVVGVVSAPALGRRWWAAKGLGAYTGRSLASATRIGVSKVGRLEDASFAYSSLSGWEERGRLDGFLDLTRACWRTRAYGDFWPYMMVAEGSVDICAEPELSLWDMAATAIVVQEAGGTFTGLDGRHGPHSGNAAASNGLLHGELLAYLNQQPSAEG from the coding sequence ATGGCCGATTACCACGACGATCTGCGTCTCGCCCATGTCCTCGCGGATGCCGCGGACGCGGCCACCATGGACCGGTTCCAGGCGCTCGACCTGAAGGTCGAGACGAAGCCCGACATGACTCCGGTGAGCGAGGCCGACAAGGCGGCGGAGGAGCTGATCCGGGGCCAGTTGCAGCGTGCCAGGCCCCGGGACGCGATCCTCGGCGAGGAGTACGGCGTGGAGGGCACGGGCCCGCGCCGCTGGGTCGTCGACCCGATCGACGGCACCAAGAACTACGTGCGCGGGGTGCCCGTGTGGGCGACGCTGATCGCGCTGATGGAGGCCGGGGAGACCGGTTTCCAGCCGGTGGTGGGCGTGGTCTCGGCGCCCGCGCTCGGCCGCCGCTGGTGGGCGGCGAAGGGGCTCGGCGCCTACACCGGGCGGAGCCTTGCGTCGGCGACCCGCATCGGGGTGTCGAAGGTCGGCCGCCTGGAGGACGCCTCGTTCGCGTACTCGAGCCTGAGCGGCTGGGAGGAGCGCGGCCGGCTGGACGGCTTCCTCGACCTCACGCGCGCGTGTTGGCGGACCCGGGCGTACGGCGACTTCTGGCCGTACATGATGGTGGCCGAGGGCTCGGTGGACATCTGCGCGGAGCCGGAGCTGTCGCTGTGGGACATGGCGGCCACGGCGATCGTGGTGCAGGAGGCCGGGGGCACCTTCACCGGGCTCGACGGCCGGCACGGTCCGCACAGCGGGAACGCGGCCGCGTCGAACGGTCTGCTCCACGGCGAGCTGCTCGCCTACCTCAACCAGCAGCCGTCCGCGGAGGGCTGA
- a CDS encoding DMT family transporter, whose protein sequence is MAWLLVVVAGLLETGFAVCLKLSHGFTRLWPTVAFACFALGSFGLLTLALRKLDVGPAYAVWTGIGAAGTAIYGMVFLGDLVSTLKIVSITLVIVGVIGLQLSGSAH, encoded by the coding sequence ATGGCGTGGCTGCTGGTGGTGGTCGCCGGACTGCTCGAGACCGGTTTCGCGGTGTGTCTGAAGCTCTCGCACGGCTTCACCCGGCTGTGGCCCACGGTCGCCTTCGCCTGCTTCGCGCTCGGCAGCTTCGGCCTGCTGACCCTCGCGCTGCGCAAGCTCGACGTCGGGCCGGCGTACGCGGTGTGGACCGGGATCGGGGCGGCGGGGACGGCGATCTACGGGATGGTGTTCCTCGGCGACCTGGTGTCCACGCTCAAGATCGTCTCGATCACGCTGGTGATCGTCGGCGTCATCGGCCTCCAGCTGTCGGGCTCCGCGCACTGA
- a CDS encoding TetR/AcrR family transcriptional regulator: MAREALLDAALAALVTLPWSAVRMVDVATAARVSRQTLYNEFGSKEGLARALVRREADLYLRGVETALAEPGPPARRLVAAAEWTVAAAAARPVLRALLTGAWNERLPVPRPARTGTRAAAVPEQRRADAGVPSPAELLVQARDRAAALLAEDPRAAVRSCELALRLALSYVVASAPVVSQPSPQPPPLSSPQRSPRTARTAGPPGAAVQCAEPDSWRPMTPTITSVIETILSVDTRSPRNTIP, from the coding sequence ATGGCCCGCGAGGCCCTGCTCGACGCGGCCCTCGCGGCGCTCGTCACGCTGCCCTGGTCCGCGGTGCGGATGGTCGACGTCGCCACCGCCGCCCGGGTCTCCCGGCAGACCCTCTACAACGAGTTCGGCAGCAAGGAGGGACTCGCCCGGGCGCTCGTGCGGCGCGAGGCGGACCTGTACCTGCGGGGCGTCGAGACGGCCCTCGCCGAACCGGGGCCGCCCGCCCGCCGGCTGGTCGCCGCCGCCGAGTGGACGGTCGCCGCGGCCGCCGCCCGGCCCGTGCTGCGCGCCCTGCTCACCGGCGCCTGGAACGAGCGGCTGCCCGTCCCGCGGCCCGCGCGCACCGGGACCCGCGCCGCCGCCGTGCCCGAACAGCGGCGGGCCGACGCCGGGGTGCCCTCACCGGCGGAGCTGCTCGTCCAGGCCAGGGACCGGGCGGCCGCGCTGCTCGCCGAGGACCCGCGGGCGGCCGTCCGCTCCTGCGAGCTCGCGCTGCGCCTCGCGCTGTCCTACGTGGTGGCCTCCGCGCCGGTGGTCTCGCAGCCGTCCCCGCAACCGCCGCCGCTGTCGTCGCCCCAGCGGTCGCCGCGGACCGCCCGGACCGCAGGGCCCCCCGGAGCCGCGGTTCAGTGCGCGGAGCCCGACAGCTGGAGGCCGATGACGCCGACGATCACCAGCGTGATCGAGACGATCTTGAGCGTGGACACCAGGTCGCCGAGGAACACCATCCCGTAG
- a CDS encoding YlbL family protein, with translation MPRRTATMLASTLVLITLLCVGVLIPVPYAEMSPGPTVNTLGEARGEPVLQISGRRTYPTSGHLNMTTVRVTSADYKMNAVEAVYGWLAHDSVVVPHDTLYPDGKTEEQSSQENAEEFSQSQESAKVAALQELDIPVTTRVVVATVVKGTPAEGKLHAGDVIRAVDGVAVKAPGDVAKLVTKHKPGQDVTFTIVPAEVAAAAEKAHKDATTTRKVVLRTTSSQEGDRAIVGIQAGTDHVFPFTIDIKLADVGGPSAGLMFALGILDKLTPGSLTDGRFVAGTGTIDDKGKVGPIGGIEMKLVGARKAGAEYFLTPAANCAAAASDTPAGLTLIKVDTIDDATASLEKLRKGDTASLPRCSAG, from the coding sequence ATGCCACGCCGCACTGCGACGATGCTCGCCTCCACCCTGGTCCTGATCACGCTGCTCTGCGTCGGCGTCCTCATCCCGGTGCCGTACGCGGAGATGAGCCCCGGCCCCACGGTGAACACCCTCGGTGAGGCGCGCGGAGAGCCGGTCCTGCAGATCTCGGGACGTCGGACGTACCCGACGTCGGGGCACCTCAACATGACGACCGTTCGCGTCACCAGCGCGGACTACAAGATGAACGCCGTCGAGGCCGTCTACGGCTGGCTGGCCCACGACAGCGTCGTGGTGCCCCACGACACGCTCTACCCGGACGGCAAGACCGAGGAGCAGTCGAGCCAGGAGAACGCCGAGGAGTTCTCCCAGTCGCAGGAGAGCGCCAAGGTCGCCGCCCTCCAGGAGCTGGACATCCCGGTGACCACCCGGGTCGTCGTCGCCACCGTCGTCAAGGGCACCCCGGCCGAGGGGAAGCTGCACGCGGGCGACGTCATCCGGGCCGTGGACGGCGTGGCCGTCAAGGCGCCCGGTGACGTGGCCAAGCTCGTCACCAAGCACAAGCCGGGCCAGGACGTCACCTTCACGATCGTCCCGGCCGAGGTGGCGGCCGCCGCGGAGAAGGCCCACAAGGACGCCACCACGACCCGGAAGGTGGTCCTCAGGACCACCAGCTCCCAGGAGGGCGACCGGGCCATCGTCGGCATCCAGGCCGGCACCGACCACGTCTTCCCGTTCACCATCGACATCAAGCTCGCCGACGTCGGCGGCCCCAGCGCCGGACTGATGTTCGCGCTCGGCATCCTCGACAAGCTCACGCCCGGCTCGCTGACCGACGGCCGGTTCGTGGCCGGCACCGGCACCATCGACGACAAGGGCAAGGTCGGCCCGATCGGCGGCATCGAGATGAAGCTGGTCGGCGCGCGCAAGGCAGGTGCCGAGTACTTCCTCACGCCGGCCGCCAACTGCGCCGCGGCCGCCTCCGACACGCCGGCCGGGCTCACGCTGATCAAGGTGGACACGATCGACGACGCCACCGCGTCGCTGGAGAAGCTCCGCAAGGGCGACACGGCGTCCCTGCCCCGCTGCTCGGCAGGCTGA
- a CDS encoding PPA1309 family protein has translation MSNVSPSGPPMAASPLTRAVLEIDEYASGLGWDRPARLFALVDTARLRAQEPSLASQLGLGADAAVTGYTPIEQEELPAGKPLDEFLGTIAWPDAVAGCALTVERLMLPPSAEASVPKDLDEAGLAAWVARHPERQEVRMTVAVLRDGAREAAIRLREKDSPSEVLTGPDLVPGLADALAATFAS, from the coding sequence ATGTCCAACGTTTCCCCCTCCGGTCCCCCGATGGCCGCGAGTCCCCTCACCCGAGCCGTGCTGGAGATCGACGAGTACGCGTCCGGCCTCGGCTGGGACCGGCCGGCCCGGCTCTTCGCCCTGGTCGACACCGCCCGGCTGCGCGCCCAGGAACCCTCGCTGGCCTCCCAGCTGGGTCTCGGCGCGGACGCCGCCGTCACCGGCTACACCCCCATCGAGCAGGAGGAACTGCCGGCCGGCAAGCCCCTCGACGAGTTCCTCGGCACCATCGCCTGGCCCGACGCGGTGGCCGGCTGCGCGCTCACGGTCGAGCGGTTGATGCTGCCGCCGTCGGCCGAGGCGTCCGTGCCGAAGGACCTCGACGAGGCCGGACTGGCCGCGTGGGTGGCCCGCCACCCGGAGCGCCAGGAGGTCCGGATGACCGTCGCGGTGCTGCGGGACGGGGCGCGCGAGGCCGCGATCCGGCTCCGCGAGAAGGACTCGCCGAGCGAGGTGCTGACCGGGCCCGACCTGGTGCCGGGCCTGGCGGACGCGCTGGCGGCGACCTTCGCGTCGTAG
- a CDS encoding CBS domain-containing protein, translated as MLVRDAMSTVTLTIGPAHTLRQAARLMSARRVGAAVVQDGDSGGFGILTERDILNAIGADRNPDLETADAHTTRDVVFAAPTWTLEEAAEAMTRGGFRHLVVLDDQGPVGIVSVRDIIRCWLPVYSATAA; from the coding sequence ATGCTCGTCCGTGACGCCATGAGCACCGTGACCCTCACCATCGGCCCCGCCCACACACTCCGCCAGGCGGCCCGTCTGATGTCGGCGCGCCGCGTCGGCGCGGCGGTCGTCCAGGACGGCGACTCCGGAGGATTCGGCATCCTCACCGAGCGCGACATCCTCAACGCGATCGGCGCCGACCGGAATCCCGACCTCGAGACCGCCGACGCCCACACCACCCGGGACGTCGTCTTCGCCGCCCCGACCTGGACCCTCGAGGAGGCCGCGGAGGCGATGACCCGCGGCGGCTTCCGTCATCTGGTCGTCCTGGACGACCAGGGCCCGGTCGGCATCGTGTCCGTGCGCGACATCATCCGCTGCTGGCTTCCGGTGTACAGCGCCACCGCCGCCTGA